One window of Branchiostoma lanceolatum isolate klBraLanc5 chromosome 6, klBraLanc5.hap2, whole genome shotgun sequence genomic DNA carries:
- the LOC136436114 gene encoding leucine-rich repeat-containing protein 15-like isoform X2 produces the protein MKMGGLETTFLILAALFHISVRGCPTNCTCLPDNWVDCQHGHLTNIPADIPRGTTYLQLQHNRIHSLGPQPFENSLLKSLKKLDLSHNELVSVHPDAFRVHGAPLEVLDLSNNNLSSLLPFTFDKLYKLEQLYLQGNNLPIIASNAFTGLRSLQTLDLQHNQISVIERDSFQLLPTLVDLSFQNNQLAYLHDRTFEGLTSLQTLDLSKNRIHNWEDDAFFGLNDLRDLRLEFNRLRVIPELPEAWFPRNCLKSLNLSHNPIEMITDHALGLAIELQELYLHDLPALSTVHNFAFRGLPKLQQLHMYNNPGLQTLPVHAFVGLPRIQHINVHNNSFRTLDVTLFPDSWELHKVDLSDNPWDCSCKNAAFREWVKRFHTHGTVVNEDGTLCRYPAELEGEELLSVPNDNCSGEDDREEEEDEDESREEDERREEEYRESRGDEEYRGIPNPEPDGPEVPCSHNACLEQGRCMLRGDMAYCHCPRPYQGGYCEKFGEKGKLRDISAVSHTETTIDVTWNVPQLDNNTTFLVYWSVNGPMQYEVSLDLPRTTNRYRITDLLPGSFHRVCVHSNRYNFQISHKCKDLGTVGFSGEAPWDPEEGTWPNGGIVPPPPPVMQIANVGKAIGIGGGVVIFIGLIIGVGCRVRYLRRTAQAEPEAPPDYSRTDARQSQIQMHDLPPPYHEVVGQGLVNPAVSPGSANPAVNPGFVHPDTRSSNNTLQSAPSLPTICEESEGGTDAEQHR, from the coding sequence ATGAAGATGGGAGGGCTAGAGACGACATTTCTGATCCTTGCTGCATTGTTCCACATCTCCGTGCGCGGGTGTCCCACGAACTGTACATGCCTGCCCGACAATTGGGTGGACTGCCAACACGGGCACCTAACAAACATTCCCGCAGACATCCCCAGGGGGACGACGTACTTGCAGCTTCAGCACAACAGAATACACTCCTTGGGACCACAGCCCTTCGAGAACTCTCTCTTGAAAAGTCTTAAGAAACTAGATCTGAGCCACAACGAACTCGTGTCTGTGCATCCTGATGCCTTTAGGGTGCACGGTGCCCCTCTGGAAGTCCTGGACTTGAGCAACAACAACCTTTCCTCCCTCCTTcccttcacctttgacaagCTGTACAAGCTGGAGCAACTCTATCTACAGGGCAACAACCTTCCCATCATAGCCTCCAACGCATTCACTGGTCTCCGGTCGCTGCAAACACTAGATCTTCAACATAACCAGATATCTGTGATAGAGAGAGACTCGTTTCAGCTACTCCCGACTCTCGTCGATCTGTCATTTCAAAACAACCAGCTTGCGTACCTCCACGATCGGACGTTCGAAGGGCTCACGAGTCTGCAAACGTTGGACTTGAGTAAAAACCGGATTCACAACTGGGAAGACGACGCATTCTTTGGGCTGAACGATCTGAGAGATCTACGGCTAGAATTCAACAGACTGCGCGTGATTCCCGAGCTTCCAGAGGCTTGGTTCCCGCGAAACTGTCTCAAGAGTCTGAACCTGAGCCACAACCCGATAGAAATGATCACAGACCACGCGCTCGGGCTGGCCATAGAGCTACAAGAGCTGTACCTACACGACCTGCCCGCGTTGTCGACCGTACACAACTTTGCCTTCCGCGGTCTACCCAAGCTGCAgcagttacacatgtacaacaatccGGGACTGCAAACTCTTCCTGTACACGCGTTCGTTGGTCTACCGCGGATACAACACATCAACGTGCACAACAATTCCTTCCGGACGCTGGATGTGACCTTGTTTCCAGACAGCTGGGAGCTGCACAAGGTCGACCTGTCCGACAACCCGTGGGACTGCTCCTGCAAAAACGCTGCGTTCAGAGAGTGGGTCAAGCGGTTCCACACCCACGGGACGGTGGTAAACGAGGACGGAACGTTGTGCCGGTACCCGGCGGAACTGGAGGGGGAGGAACTGCTGTCTGTACCAAACGACAACTGCTCAGGTGAGGACGAcagagaagaggaagaagatgagGATGAGAGTAGAGAAGAGGATGAGAGGAGAGAAGAGGAGTACCGGGAAAGTCGTGGGGATGAGGAATACCGGGGAATCCCCAACCCGGAACCCGATGGCCCGGAGGTGCCGTGCTCTCACAATGCGTGCCTCGAGCAGGGGCGGTGCATGCTACGGGGGGACATGGCGTACTGTCACTGCCCGCGGCCTTACCAGGGGGGCTACTGCGAGAAGTTTGGCGAGAAGGGCAAGCTGAGGGACATCTCTGCCGTCTCCCACACCGAGACGACCATCGACGTGACGTGGAACGTGCCACAGCTCGACAACAACACCACGTTCCTGGTCTACTGGAGCGTCAACGGCCCCATGCAGTACGAGGTCTCCCTCGATCTCCCCCGCACGACGAACAGATACAGGATAACCGACCTCCTTCCGGGGTCATTCCACCGCGTCTGCGTCCACTCCAACAGGTACAACTTCCAGATCTCCCACAAATGCAAGGACTTGGGCACGGTGGGGTTTTCTGGGGAGGCACCATGGGACCCGGAGGAGGGAACGTGGCCAAATGGGGGCATAGTTCCGCCACCACCACCAGTTATGCAAATAGCGAACGTCGGTAAAGCTATAGGCATAGGCGGAGGGGTGGTTATATTCATAGGCCTCATTATCGGCGTGGGGTGCCGTGTACGGTACCTCCGTAGGACAGCACAAGCGGAACCTGAGGCCCCGCCAGACTACAGTAGGACCGACGCGCGCCAGTCACAGATCCAGATGCACGATCTCCCACCGCCTTACCACGAGGTGGTCGGCCAGGGATTGGTCAATCCTGCCGTCAGTCCGGGATCCGCTAATCCGGCCGTTAATCCGGGATTCGTTCATCCAGACACCAGATCGAGTAACAACACGCTACAGAGCGCTCCCTCGTTACCGACTATCTGTGAGGAGAGCGAAGGGGGAACAGATGCGGAGCAGCACAGATAG
- the LOC136436114 gene encoding leucine-rich repeat-containing protein 15-like isoform X1 produces the protein MVSSGTCTGSSATKSNTVDKMKMGGLETTFLILAALFHISVRGCPTNCTCLPDNWVDCQHGHLTNIPADIPRGTTYLQLQHNRIHSLGPQPFENSLLKSLKKLDLSHNELVSVHPDAFRVHGAPLEVLDLSNNNLSSLLPFTFDKLYKLEQLYLQGNNLPIIASNAFTGLRSLQTLDLQHNQISVIERDSFQLLPTLVDLSFQNNQLAYLHDRTFEGLTSLQTLDLSKNRIHNWEDDAFFGLNDLRDLRLEFNRLRVIPELPEAWFPRNCLKSLNLSHNPIEMITDHALGLAIELQELYLHDLPALSTVHNFAFRGLPKLQQLHMYNNPGLQTLPVHAFVGLPRIQHINVHNNSFRTLDVTLFPDSWELHKVDLSDNPWDCSCKNAAFREWVKRFHTHGTVVNEDGTLCRYPAELEGEELLSVPNDNCSGEDDREEEEDEDESREEDERREEEYRESRGDEEYRGIPNPEPDGPEVPCSHNACLEQGRCMLRGDMAYCHCPRPYQGGYCEKFGEKGKLRDISAVSHTETTIDVTWNVPQLDNNTTFLVYWSVNGPMQYEVSLDLPRTTNRYRITDLLPGSFHRVCVHSNRYNFQISHKCKDLGTVGFSGEAPWDPEEGTWPNGGIVPPPPPVMQIANVGKAIGIGGGVVIFIGLIIGVGCRVRYLRRTAQAEPEAPPDYSRTDARQSQIQMHDLPPPYHEVVGQGLVNPAVSPGSANPAVNPGFVHPDTRSSNNTLQSAPSLPTICEESEGGTDAEQHR, from the coding sequence GTTCAAGTGCAACTAAAAGCAACACAGTAGACAAAATGAAGATGGGAGGGCTAGAGACGACATTTCTGATCCTTGCTGCATTGTTCCACATCTCCGTGCGCGGGTGTCCCACGAACTGTACATGCCTGCCCGACAATTGGGTGGACTGCCAACACGGGCACCTAACAAACATTCCCGCAGACATCCCCAGGGGGACGACGTACTTGCAGCTTCAGCACAACAGAATACACTCCTTGGGACCACAGCCCTTCGAGAACTCTCTCTTGAAAAGTCTTAAGAAACTAGATCTGAGCCACAACGAACTCGTGTCTGTGCATCCTGATGCCTTTAGGGTGCACGGTGCCCCTCTGGAAGTCCTGGACTTGAGCAACAACAACCTTTCCTCCCTCCTTcccttcacctttgacaagCTGTACAAGCTGGAGCAACTCTATCTACAGGGCAACAACCTTCCCATCATAGCCTCCAACGCATTCACTGGTCTCCGGTCGCTGCAAACACTAGATCTTCAACATAACCAGATATCTGTGATAGAGAGAGACTCGTTTCAGCTACTCCCGACTCTCGTCGATCTGTCATTTCAAAACAACCAGCTTGCGTACCTCCACGATCGGACGTTCGAAGGGCTCACGAGTCTGCAAACGTTGGACTTGAGTAAAAACCGGATTCACAACTGGGAAGACGACGCATTCTTTGGGCTGAACGATCTGAGAGATCTACGGCTAGAATTCAACAGACTGCGCGTGATTCCCGAGCTTCCAGAGGCTTGGTTCCCGCGAAACTGTCTCAAGAGTCTGAACCTGAGCCACAACCCGATAGAAATGATCACAGACCACGCGCTCGGGCTGGCCATAGAGCTACAAGAGCTGTACCTACACGACCTGCCCGCGTTGTCGACCGTACACAACTTTGCCTTCCGCGGTCTACCCAAGCTGCAgcagttacacatgtacaacaatccGGGACTGCAAACTCTTCCTGTACACGCGTTCGTTGGTCTACCGCGGATACAACACATCAACGTGCACAACAATTCCTTCCGGACGCTGGATGTGACCTTGTTTCCAGACAGCTGGGAGCTGCACAAGGTCGACCTGTCCGACAACCCGTGGGACTGCTCCTGCAAAAACGCTGCGTTCAGAGAGTGGGTCAAGCGGTTCCACACCCACGGGACGGTGGTAAACGAGGACGGAACGTTGTGCCGGTACCCGGCGGAACTGGAGGGGGAGGAACTGCTGTCTGTACCAAACGACAACTGCTCAGGTGAGGACGAcagagaagaggaagaagatgagGATGAGAGTAGAGAAGAGGATGAGAGGAGAGAAGAGGAGTACCGGGAAAGTCGTGGGGATGAGGAATACCGGGGAATCCCCAACCCGGAACCCGATGGCCCGGAGGTGCCGTGCTCTCACAATGCGTGCCTCGAGCAGGGGCGGTGCATGCTACGGGGGGACATGGCGTACTGTCACTGCCCGCGGCCTTACCAGGGGGGCTACTGCGAGAAGTTTGGCGAGAAGGGCAAGCTGAGGGACATCTCTGCCGTCTCCCACACCGAGACGACCATCGACGTGACGTGGAACGTGCCACAGCTCGACAACAACACCACGTTCCTGGTCTACTGGAGCGTCAACGGCCCCATGCAGTACGAGGTCTCCCTCGATCTCCCCCGCACGACGAACAGATACAGGATAACCGACCTCCTTCCGGGGTCATTCCACCGCGTCTGCGTCCACTCCAACAGGTACAACTTCCAGATCTCCCACAAATGCAAGGACTTGGGCACGGTGGGGTTTTCTGGGGAGGCACCATGGGACCCGGAGGAGGGAACGTGGCCAAATGGGGGCATAGTTCCGCCACCACCACCAGTTATGCAAATAGCGAACGTCGGTAAAGCTATAGGCATAGGCGGAGGGGTGGTTATATTCATAGGCCTCATTATCGGCGTGGGGTGCCGTGTACGGTACCTCCGTAGGACAGCACAAGCGGAACCTGAGGCCCCGCCAGACTACAGTAGGACCGACGCGCGCCAGTCACAGATCCAGATGCACGATCTCCCACCGCCTTACCACGAGGTGGTCGGCCAGGGATTGGTCAATCCTGCCGTCAGTCCGGGATCCGCTAATCCGGCCGTTAATCCGGGATTCGTTCATCCAGACACCAGATCGAGTAACAACACGCTACAGAGCGCTCCCTCGTTACCGACTATCTGTGAGGAGAGCGAAGGGGGAACAGATGCGGAGCAGCACAGATAG